From a region of the Mercurialis annua linkage group LG1-X, ddMerAnnu1.2, whole genome shotgun sequence genome:
- the LOC126656826 gene encoding inositol-pentakisphosphate 2-kinase isoform X1 yields MEFKLEQKDAADWVYRGEGAANLVLAYTGSSPLFIGKVMRIPKRERNGPSYCGEKENLKEVLTEEERLIWSEPEELVSCATEEQVQLLYVKHVMSPLLGPKHVDAGTHLQVSREFIEIIEKKVSSQRPSWRVDASKIDTHLDSVLLMSDHSLFSHGIDTVRPCVSVEIKPKCGFLPISTFIADRNSIKKSTTRFKMHQILKLRQCETSEVSQYDPLDIFSGSKERIQKAIRALYATPQNNFRVFMNGSLIFGGLGGGTQKTSIVIEKAFEDALKGAIQAKDGLCTTSLIELVAKAVYSSKVLDRLLEVQKLDSLDIEGAIHAYYNIISQPCMVCRELAEAGLSHKYASLHSISMNESLKIVRDYLIAATAKDCSLMISFRPREEGDFGSPYSNIFLQSTNQNFDYKVNFLDLDLKPLKKMETYYEKDKKILNSYIQMLKTMYLEGNKTMEVYETIV; encoded by the exons ATGGAATTCAAATTAGAGCAAAAAGACGCCGCTGATTGGGTCTACAGAGGCGAAGGTGCCGCCAATTTAGTCCTAGCTTACACTGGATCGTCTCCTCTATTT ATTGGGAAGGTGATGAGAATACCTAAAAGAGAAAGGAACGGACCATCATATTGTggagaaaaagagaatttaaaagAAGTATTAACCGAAGAAGAGCGATTGATTTGGAGCGAACCAGAAGAATTAGTAAGCTGTGCTACAGAAGAACAAGTGCAATTGCTTTATGTGAAGCATGTTATGAGCCCTTTGTTAGGCCCAAAGCATGTAGATGCCGGT ACGCACTTACAAGTATCCAGggaatttattgaaataattgAGAAGAAAGTGAGCTCTCAGCGTCCTTCTTGGCGAGTTGATGCTTCTAAGATTGATACACATCTTGATTCTGTTCTTCTTATGTCCGACCATTCTTTGTTTTCCCATG GTATTGATACGGTTAGACCCTGCGTATCTGTTGAGATAAAG CCCAAATGTGGATTTCTCCCAATATCAACATTCATAGCTGATAGGAATTCAATAAAAAAGAGCACAACTCGTTTTAAAATGCACCAAATCTTGAAGTTGCGGCAATGTGAG ACATCTGAGGTAAGCCAGTATGACCCTTTGGATATTTTCTCTGGCTCCAAGGAAAGAATACAAAAAGCAATAAGAGCTCTCTATGCTACCCCTCAGAACAATTTCCGTGTCTTCATGAATGGTTCTCTTATATTTGGAGGTTTGGGTGGTGGTACCCAAAAAACTAGTATTGTGATTGAAAAAGCTTTTGAAGATGCATTGAAGGGAGCTATCCAGGCAAAAGATGGTCTGTGTACGACAAGTTTAATAGAGCTAGTTGCTAAGGCGGTTTATAGTTCTAAAGTACTGGATAGGCTTCTTGAAGTCCAAAAGCTTGATAGTTTAGATATTGAAGGAGCAATTCACGCTTACTATAACATCATTTCTCAGCCTTGCATGGTGTGTAGAGAATTGGCTGAAGCAGGACTGTCACATAAGTATGCCTCCTTGCATTCTATTTCCATGAACGAAAGCTTGAAGATTGTAAGGGACTATTTGATAGCTGCAACTGCAAAGGACTGTAGTTTAATGATCAGTTTCAGACCAAGAGAGGAAGGTGATTTTGGTTCTCCATACAGCAATATATTCCTGCAATCAACAAACCAAAACTTTGATTACAAG GTGAATTTCCTTGATTTGGATTTGAAACCCTTAAAGAAGATGGAAACCTATTATGAGAAGGACAAGAAGATATTGAACTCTTATATTCAGATGCTAAAAACAATGTATTTGGAAGGCAACAAGACTATGGAGGTTTATGAAACCATCGTGTGA
- the LOC126656826 gene encoding inositol-pentakisphosphate 2-kinase isoform X2, whose product MEFKLEQKDAADWVYRGEGAANLVLAYTGSSPLFIGKVMRIPKRERNGPSYCGEKENLKEVLTEEERLIWSEPEELVSCATEEQVQLLYVKHVMSPLLGPKHVDAGTHLQVSREFIEIIEKKVSSQRPSWRVDASKIDTHLDSVLLMSDHSLFSHGIDTVRPCVSVEIKPKCGFLPISTFIADRNSIKKSTTRFKMHQILKLRQCETSEVSQYDPLDIFSGSKERIQKAIRALYATPQNNFRVFMNGSLIFGGLGGGTQKTSIVIEKAFEDALKGAIQAKDGLCTTSLIELVAKAVYSSKVLDRLLEVQKLDSLDIEGAIHAYYNIISQPCMVCRELAEAGLSHKYASLHSISMNESLKIVRDYLIAATAKDCSLMISFRPREEGDFGSPYSNIFLQSTNQNFDYKVNFLDLDLKPLKKMETYYEKDKKILNSYIQMLKTMYLEGNKTMEKTIVSVELLCSKCRQKVMKLISDIEGITSIVLDPSKNTVTVIGEADPVKIIRKVRKFRKSATIVSIGPPKEEKKDDKDKIKDFYKDGIVVPYAVPYAPKTCQRCDVWYVVGDDFYSSCSIM is encoded by the exons ATGGAATTCAAATTAGAGCAAAAAGACGCCGCTGATTGGGTCTACAGAGGCGAAGGTGCCGCCAATTTAGTCCTAGCTTACACTGGATCGTCTCCTCTATTT ATTGGGAAGGTGATGAGAATACCTAAAAGAGAAAGGAACGGACCATCATATTGTggagaaaaagagaatttaaaagAAGTATTAACCGAAGAAGAGCGATTGATTTGGAGCGAACCAGAAGAATTAGTAAGCTGTGCTACAGAAGAACAAGTGCAATTGCTTTATGTGAAGCATGTTATGAGCCCTTTGTTAGGCCCAAAGCATGTAGATGCCGGT ACGCACTTACAAGTATCCAGggaatttattgaaataattgAGAAGAAAGTGAGCTCTCAGCGTCCTTCTTGGCGAGTTGATGCTTCTAAGATTGATACACATCTTGATTCTGTTCTTCTTATGTCCGACCATTCTTTGTTTTCCCATG GTATTGATACGGTTAGACCCTGCGTATCTGTTGAGATAAAG CCCAAATGTGGATTTCTCCCAATATCAACATTCATAGCTGATAGGAATTCAATAAAAAAGAGCACAACTCGTTTTAAAATGCACCAAATCTTGAAGTTGCGGCAATGTGAG ACATCTGAGGTAAGCCAGTATGACCCTTTGGATATTTTCTCTGGCTCCAAGGAAAGAATACAAAAAGCAATAAGAGCTCTCTATGCTACCCCTCAGAACAATTTCCGTGTCTTCATGAATGGTTCTCTTATATTTGGAGGTTTGGGTGGTGGTACCCAAAAAACTAGTATTGTGATTGAAAAAGCTTTTGAAGATGCATTGAAGGGAGCTATCCAGGCAAAAGATGGTCTGTGTACGACAAGTTTAATAGAGCTAGTTGCTAAGGCGGTTTATAGTTCTAAAGTACTGGATAGGCTTCTTGAAGTCCAAAAGCTTGATAGTTTAGATATTGAAGGAGCAATTCACGCTTACTATAACATCATTTCTCAGCCTTGCATGGTGTGTAGAGAATTGGCTGAAGCAGGACTGTCACATAAGTATGCCTCCTTGCATTCTATTTCCATGAACGAAAGCTTGAAGATTGTAAGGGACTATTTGATAGCTGCAACTGCAAAGGACTGTAGTTTAATGATCAGTTTCAGACCAAGAGAGGAAGGTGATTTTGGTTCTCCATACAGCAATATATTCCTGCAATCAACAAACCAAAACTTTGATTACAAG GTGAATTTCCTTGATTTGGATTTGAAACCCTTAAAGAAGATGGAAACCTATTATGAGAAGGACAAGAAGATATTGAACTCTTATATTCAGATGCTAAAAACAATGTATTTGGAAGGCAACAAGACTATGGAG AAAACTATAGTGTCAGTGGAGCTGCTCTGTTCAAAATGCAGGCAGAAGGTGATGAAGTTAATTTCAGACATAGAAGGAATAACTTCTATTGTCCTTGATCCTTCTAAGAACACAGTGACTGTGATCGGTGAAGCTGATCCAGTTAAGATCATTCGCAAGGTCAGAAAATTCCGAAAATCCGCAACAATTGTGAGTATAGGCCCTCCTAAGGAAGAGAAGAAGGACGATAAAGACAAAATTAAAGATTTCTATAAGGACGGAATAGTTGTTCCTTATGCTGTTCCTTATGCGCCAAAGACATGCCAGAGATGCGATGTCTGGTACGTAGTTGGTGATGATTTTTATAGTTCTTGTTCTATCATGTAG
- the LOC126665469 gene encoding AAA-ATPase At3g50940 yields MNNMTALPKAETILSTAASVAASTIVVHSIARDLIPQALHQYLNSTAKKISTFFSSQLTVVIEEFDGLTSNQMFHAANVYLGSNLSASKRRIKVNKPEKEKELAVTIDTDQELVDVFKGVKLRWILASSHIENHLPSNKKSNGGAFSKSELRYFELSFHKKHRNMVLSSYLPYILQKAKAIREEKKTLKLHTIDYNGTDYWGSISFDHPANFDTIAMDPEMKEMLIKDLDQFISRKEFYRRVGKAWKRGYLLYGPPGTGKSSLVAAMANYLKFDVYDLDLKEVQCNSDLRRLLIGTGNRSILVVEDIDRSFESKEDDKVTLSGLLNFIDGLWSSCGDERILVFTTNYKDQLDPVLLRPGRMDIHLHLSYCSFDGFKTLASNYLHIEEHQLFDEIEQLLEKVQTTPAEVAGELMKIADAELTLQGLIKFLQNKVRPVML; encoded by the exons ATGAATAACATGACAGCTCTACCGAAAGCAGAAACTATCCTATCAACAGCGGCTTCTGTTGCTGCTTCTACAATCGTTGTTCATTCTATAGCAAGAGATCTCATTCCACAGGCTCTTCATCAATACCTTAATTCAACTGCTAAAAAAATATCTACCTTCTTCTCATCTCAGCTCACTGTTGTCATCGAAGAATTCGATGGCCTTACTTCCAACCAAATGTTCCACGCCGCTAATGTTTATTTAGGCTCTAATTTATCGGCTTCCAAGAGGAGAATTAAAGTAAACAAGCCAGAGAAGGAGAAGGAATTAGCAGTGACTATTGACACGGATCAAGAACTTGTGGATGTGTTTAAAGGAGTAAAATTGAGGTGGATTTTAGCCTCATCGCACATCGAAAACCATCTTCCTTCAAACAAAAAGAGCAATGGTGGTGCCTTTTCGAAATCTGAATTACGGTATTTTGAACTCAGTTTTCACAAGAAACATAGAAACATGGTGTTGAGTAGTTATTTGCCCTACATTCTTCAGAAAGCCAAAGCAAtaagagaagagaagaagacATTGAAATTACACACAATTGACTATAACGGTACTGATTATTGGGGATCCATCAGTTTTGATCATCCTGCAAATTTTGATACAATAGCAATGGATCCAGAGATGAAGGAGATGTTAATTAAGGATCTTGATCAATTTATTTCAAGGAAAGAGTTCTACAGAAGGGTAGGCAAGGCTTGGAAACGTGGATATTTGTTATATGGGCCACCTGGCACTGGAAAATCAAGCTTGGTTGCTGCCATGGCTAATTACCTTAAGTTTGATGTTTATGATTTGGATTTAAAGGAGGTTCAATGCAATTCAGATTTGAGGAGATTGCTGATCGGTACAGGAAACCGGTCCATTTTAGTTGTCGAAGATATTGATCGTTCTTTCGAGTCTAAGGAAGATGATAAA GTCACGCTCTCTGGCCTTCTGAATTTCATTGATGGCTTGTGGTCGAGTTGCGGAGATGAAAGAATTCTGGTGTTTACAACGAATTACAAAGATCAGCTCGACCCGGTATTGTTGAGACCAGGTCGGATGGATATACATCTGCATCTGTCTTATTGCAGTTTTGATGGTTTCAAGACACTTGCATCTAATTATTTGCATATTGAGGAGCATCAACTGTTTGATGAAATTGAGCAGCTGTTAGAGAAGGTTCAGACTACACCTGCTGAAGTTGCAGGAGAGCTAATGAAAATTGCAGATGCAGAACTTACACTTCAAGGCTTAATCAAGTTCCtccaaaataaagtaagacctgTAATGCTGTAG
- the LOC126665470 gene encoding bifunctional dihydrofolate reductase-thymidylate synthase-like, translating into MSLDTGRSYEVVIAATRDIGIGKDGKLPWRLASNLSFSRSIHWQKHLTESQLRRHEIFSSALCYSWLLFSNLDRECFGGEFLKTFLVTSGSTNAKIPKCMLARFNLLADVIGKIRSKPDDRHIILTAWNPSDLKLMALPRSHMFSQFYVANGELSFKCISTHEKIDLKMSL; encoded by the exons ATGTCTCTTGACACAGGGAGGAGTTATGAAGTTGTGATTGCTGCTACTCGTGATATAGGAATTGGAAAGGATGGGAAGTTGCCATGGAGATTGGCATCCAATCTCAGTTTTTCAAGGAGCATACATTGGCAGAAGCACCTTACAGAATCTCAATTGAGAAG GCATGAGATATTTTCATCTGCTTTATGCTATTCATGGCTGTTATTTTCTAATTTGGACAGAGAGTGTTTTGGAGGggaatttttgaaaacttttttGGTTACAAGTGGTTCAACAAATGCAAAG ATACCAAAATGCATGCTGGCCAGGTTCAATCTGCTGGCGGATGTTATTGGCAAGATAAGGAGTAAACCAGATGACAGGCACATTATCCTCACAGCATGGAACCCATCAGATCTCAAATTAATGGCTCTTCCACGTAGTCACATGTTTTCACAG TTCTATGTGGCCAATGGGGAGCTATCCTTCAAATGTATCAGCACTCATGAGAAAATTGATCTGAAAATGTCACTGTAG